From Streptomyces chrestomyceticus JCM 4735, one genomic window encodes:
- a CDS encoding response regulator, producing MSDLPGARAAQPVRVLLADDEEMIRHGVRLILKHAEDIDVVAEAANGAEAVELAARMPVDVALVDIRMPVLDGLAAIEQLVRLDPKPQVVMLTTFGDEENVTRALQAGASGFLLKDEGPQELISAVRAAAAGDAVLSPGVTGHVVRRMLQGGGRIGAPDGAAAPDQRLAALTDREREVLAMLGQGLSNLDIGSRLEIGLGTVKTHVGRILDKTGTQSRVQAALLAHQAGLTG from the coding sequence ATGAGCGATCTCCCCGGCGCGCGAGCCGCACAGCCCGTCCGAGTCCTTCTCGCCGACGACGAGGAAATGATCCGGCACGGTGTCCGTCTCATCCTCAAGCACGCCGAGGACATCGACGTCGTCGCGGAGGCCGCCAACGGCGCCGAGGCAGTCGAACTGGCCGCCCGCATGCCGGTCGACGTCGCGCTCGTCGACATCCGGATGCCCGTCCTCGACGGCCTCGCCGCCATCGAGCAATTGGTACGGCTCGACCCCAAGCCGCAGGTCGTCATGCTCACCACCTTCGGCGACGAGGAGAACGTCACCCGTGCCCTCCAGGCCGGTGCCAGCGGCTTCCTGCTCAAGGACGAGGGCCCGCAGGAGCTGATCAGCGCCGTACGGGCCGCGGCGGCCGGCGACGCGGTGCTCTCGCCCGGCGTGACCGGCCATGTCGTCAGGCGGATGCTCCAGGGCGGCGGCCGGATCGGCGCCCCCGACGGCGCGGCCGCCCCCGACCAGCGGCTCGCCGCGCTGACCGACCGGGAGCGGGAGGTCCTGGCGATGCTCGGCCAGGGCCTGTCGAACCTGGACATCGGCAGCCGCCTGGAGATCGGCCTGGGCACCGTCAAGACCCACGTCGGGCGCATCCTCGACAAGACCGGCACCCAGAGCCGCGTACAGGCGGCACTGCTGGCGCATCAGGCGGGGCTGACGGGCTGA
- a CDS encoding trypsin-like serine peptidase, which yields MPVIRRTAAAAAAAVALFATATACGPQDDKVAAPGSSAAADHRGGGEAGADAGGSGLPSGLPTSLDDVKKWQKGGWKDWDQWAREASEFVNPVIKDLWNPSRMAEARDTPDVTTQNAGDAGGSDPEPRPVQARQVARPYHQHMAPIGKIMFDSPQGPMVCSGTVVEDPAHPGESNLVWTAGHCVHTGRSGGWMRNIVFVPSYNDEGLPMSQVGRAPAQEVAPYGVWWANWATTSGEWIDMGSTKSGNAGSAYDFAVLHVQPEGGGGKSLQETVGAALPVWFGAPSPDRVSGLQAFGYPAAPPYDGARMMNCPARPGRLTMAQGTPTMYRIGCTMTGGTSGGGWFTNYGGRTYLVSNSSIGSLNHTWLAGPHLGVEAKRVFMGISQKFA from the coding sequence ATGCCTGTCATACGCCGTACCGCAGCGGCCGCCGCCGCGGCGGTCGCACTGTTCGCCACCGCGACCGCCTGCGGCCCGCAGGACGACAAGGTCGCCGCGCCCGGCAGTTCGGCGGCCGCGGACCACCGGGGCGGCGGCGAGGCGGGGGCGGACGCGGGCGGTTCCGGCCTGCCGAGCGGGCTGCCCACCAGCCTCGACGACGTCAAGAAGTGGCAGAAGGGCGGGTGGAAGGACTGGGACCAGTGGGCCCGCGAGGCGTCCGAGTTCGTCAACCCCGTCATCAAGGACCTGTGGAACCCGTCCCGGATGGCCGAGGCCAGGGACACACCGGACGTCACCACCCAGAACGCGGGCGACGCCGGCGGCAGCGACCCGGAACCGCGCCCGGTCCAGGCCCGGCAGGTGGCCCGGCCGTACCACCAGCACATGGCCCCCATAGGCAAGATCATGTTTGACAGCCCGCAGGGCCCGATGGTCTGCTCCGGCACCGTCGTGGAGGACCCGGCGCACCCCGGCGAGTCGAACCTGGTGTGGACCGCGGGCCACTGCGTGCACACCGGCCGGAGCGGCGGCTGGATGCGCAACATCGTCTTCGTGCCGTCCTACAACGACGAGGGCCTGCCCATGAGCCAGGTCGGCCGGGCCCCGGCGCAGGAGGTCGCGCCGTACGGGGTGTGGTGGGCGAACTGGGCCACCACGTCCGGTGAGTGGATCGACATGGGCAGCACCAAGTCCGGCAATGCCGGTTCCGCGTACGACTTCGCCGTCCTGCACGTCCAGCCGGAAGGGGGTGGCGGCAAGTCGCTCCAGGAAACCGTCGGCGCCGCGCTGCCGGTCTGGTTCGGCGCACCCTCGCCGGACCGCGTCAGCGGCCTCCAGGCATTCGGCTACCCGGCGGCGCCCCCGTACGACGGCGCCCGCATGATGAACTGCCCCGCCCGCCCCGGCCGCCTCACGATGGCCCAGGGCACCCCCACGATGTACCGCATCGGCTGCACGATGACCGGCGGCACGTCCGGCGGCGGCTGGTTCACGAACTACGGCGGCCGCACGTACCTGGTCTCCAACAGCTCCATCGGCTCCCTGAACCACACGTGGCTGGCCGGCCCGCATCTGGGCGTGGAGGCGAAGCGGGTGTTCATGGGGATCAGCCAGAAGTTCGCGTAG
- a CDS encoding ABC transporter substrate-binding protein, producing MSRTRIRVLGAAGLAGATLLALSGCGKADMTKQGSPFQAQGGAKSVTLSTQTWVGAQANVAVAKYLLEHELDYHVDTVQVDEIPAWDALSQGRVDAILEDWGHPDQEQRYVKDKKTITAGGGNGVTGHIGWWVPKYWADKHPDVTDWKNLNKYADQLRTSESGSKGQLMDGSPSYVTNDKALVKNLKLDFEVVFAGSEAAQITQIQQFAKQKKPFLTYWYEPQWLFNQVPMVEVKLPEYTDACAEKGAKDPSSIDCAYPTTPLQKFFNTEFAKGGSEAAAFLKNFKWTKENQNEVSEMIASDGLSADEAGKRWVEKHPDIWKKWLPEK from the coding sequence ATGTCCCGTACCCGTATACGCGTACTGGGGGCCGCCGGACTGGCGGGGGCGACGCTGCTCGCCCTCTCCGGCTGCGGCAAGGCCGACATGACCAAGCAGGGCTCGCCCTTCCAGGCGCAGGGCGGCGCCAAGTCCGTGACGCTGTCCACGCAGACCTGGGTCGGCGCGCAGGCCAACGTCGCGGTGGCCAAGTACCTGCTCGAACACGAGCTGGACTACCACGTCGACACGGTCCAGGTGGACGAGATCCCCGCCTGGGACGCGCTCAGCCAGGGCCGGGTGGACGCCATCCTGGAGGACTGGGGCCACCCCGACCAGGAGCAGCGGTACGTCAAGGACAAGAAGACGATCACGGCGGGCGGCGGCAACGGCGTCACCGGCCACATCGGATGGTGGGTCCCCAAGTACTGGGCCGACAAGCACCCCGACGTCACCGACTGGAAGAACCTCAACAAGTACGCCGACCAGCTCCGCACCTCCGAGAGCGGCAGCAAGGGCCAGCTCATGGACGGCTCCCCGTCCTACGTCACCAACGACAAGGCGCTGGTGAAGAACCTCAAGCTGGACTTCGAGGTCGTCTTCGCGGGTTCCGAGGCGGCGCAGATCACCCAGATCCAGCAGTTCGCCAAGCAGAAGAAGCCGTTCCTGACGTACTGGTACGAGCCGCAGTGGCTGTTCAACCAGGTGCCGATGGTCGAGGTGAAACTCCCCGAGTACACCGACGCCTGCGCGGAGAAGGGCGCGAAGGACCCGTCGAGCATCGACTGCGCCTATCCGACGACACCGCTCCAGAAGTTCTTCAACACCGAATTCGCCAAGGGCGGCTCCGAGGCCGCGGCGTTCCTGAAGAACTTCAAGTGGACCAAGGAAAACCAGAACGAGGTCTCCGAGATGATCGCCTCCGACGGCCTGTCCGCCGACGAGGCGGGCAAGCGGTGGGTGGAGAAGCACCCGGACATCTGGAAGAAGTGGCTGCCCGAGAAGTAG
- a CDS encoding sensor histidine kinase gives MPFTPPTPRPYEAAPPRRHKRRRLAVLFEVGTAFVYLAGPVALGVLGSEELGYSDLLPFEGKLALSAGAAVLLPFRRRIPVTCLLILAAVAGALPIGGMLTALVAFDAIRRVEGPRRRTVVLFTATVIPVLTAVVGTVCTGYGSWRYGFALGLVVGGVGVLIPGLVGSSRGQQDRLVVALRERAAAAEEARRLTDSASRVEERSRIAAEMHDLVGHRLSLISLHSGGLEMALATKAPELKDEAAQVRAATRDAMNELRAVLGVLGPLGRDTGTGALTDATGTRADIDALAEESRAAGIAVTVRWQGPDLDALEPRVRRAVHRVVRESLTNVHRYAAGASVELTVEHTDDRVRVTVRNGAPPAPPEATTGLGTGRGLTGLRERVGLLGGALRTGPTGVGGFLVEATVPAHPAAPAASAAHPETSPASLAAEEHHQSGALPGILRHLPGLATGFLGLVGVGTMLAFGLVLVQSSRPVQEQLSPDSIHVGMSRQDVQSAYLYDNDLARAAAAGHEPRRPSGTECIFPYTGEEALGGRLELTRYCFRADVLTDIDRFWVPAVR, from the coding sequence ATGCCCTTCACGCCGCCGACGCCCCGGCCGTACGAGGCCGCACCGCCGCGACGGCACAAGCGGCGCCGCCTGGCCGTCCTCTTCGAGGTCGGCACGGCCTTCGTCTACCTGGCCGGCCCGGTTGCCCTGGGGGTCTTGGGGTCCGAAGAGCTGGGCTATTCCGATCTCCTGCCGTTCGAAGGGAAACTGGCCCTGTCCGCCGGGGCGGCGGTGCTGCTGCCCTTCCGCAGGCGTATCCCCGTCACCTGCCTGCTGATCCTCGCCGCGGTGGCGGGCGCCCTGCCGATCGGCGGGATGCTCACCGCCCTCGTCGCCTTCGACGCGATCCGCCGCGTCGAAGGCCCCCGCCGCCGTACCGTCGTCCTGTTCACCGCCACCGTGATCCCCGTGCTCACCGCCGTCGTCGGCACGGTCTGCACCGGGTACGGGAGCTGGCGCTACGGCTTCGCCCTGGGCCTGGTCGTCGGCGGTGTCGGCGTCCTCATCCCCGGCCTGGTCGGCAGCTCGCGCGGGCAGCAGGACCGCCTGGTCGTCGCCCTGCGGGAACGTGCCGCCGCCGCGGAAGAGGCCCGGCGGCTGACCGACAGCGCGTCCCGCGTCGAGGAGCGCTCCCGGATAGCGGCCGAGATGCACGACCTGGTGGGCCACCGCCTCAGCCTGATCTCCCTGCACAGCGGCGGCCTGGAGATGGCCCTCGCCACCAAGGCACCCGAGCTGAAGGACGAGGCCGCACAGGTCCGCGCCGCCACCCGGGACGCCATGAACGAACTGCGCGCGGTCCTCGGCGTCCTCGGCCCGCTCGGCCGCGACACCGGCACCGGCGCCCTCACCGACGCCACCGGTACCCGCGCGGACATCGACGCGCTGGCCGAGGAGTCCCGCGCCGCGGGCATCGCCGTCACCGTCCGCTGGCAGGGCCCCGACCTCGACGCCCTGGAACCCCGGGTACGGCGCGCGGTGCACCGCGTCGTCCGCGAGTCGCTGACCAACGTCCACCGCTACGCGGCCGGCGCGTCCGTCGAACTGACCGTGGAGCACACCGACGACCGCGTACGCGTCACCGTCCGCAACGGCGCGCCCCCGGCACCCCCCGAGGCCACCACCGGCCTCGGCACCGGCCGCGGCCTGACCGGCCTGCGCGAACGGGTCGGCCTGCTCGGCGGCGCACTGCGCACCGGCCCGACCGGCGTCGGCGGCTTCCTCGTCGAGGCAACCGTCCCCGCACACCCCGCCGCACCCGCGGCATCCGCCGCACACCCGGAAACCTCCCCCGCCTCCCTCGCCGCCGAGGAACACCACCAGTCCGGCGCCCTGCCCGGCATCCTGCGCCACCTGCCCGGCCTGGCGACCGGCTTCCTCGGTCTCGTCGGAGTGGGGACGATGCTGGCGTTCGGGCTGGTCCTGGTGCAGAGCTCCCGCCCGGTCCAGGAACAGCTCTCCCCGGACAGCATCCACGTCGGCATGAGCCGCCAGGACGTCCAGTCCGCGTACCTGTACGACAACGACCTCGCCCGCGCCGCCGCAGCAGGCCACGAGCCGCGCCGGCCCAGCGGCACGGAGTGCATCTTCCCGTACACCGGCGAGGAGGCCCTGGGCGGGCGGCTGGAACTCACCCGGTACTGCTTCCGTGCCGACGTACTGACCGACATCGACAGGTTCTGGGTGCCCGCGGTCCGCTGA